The DNA sequence CAAGGTTATCATGCGAAGCATAGTATCTACTGCTGAACACGTATGCATTACCATGCCTCCATTTCAATATATTTGATCTTCGCGGAACCAAAATGGGAGAATTCTTGAGGTTACAAGGGGTTACAAGCCTCAAGATATCGGTTTATGACAATTTTGAGCCTTGCATTAAGCGCCCAGGTAGATGAATAGATGGTATCAAGGGGTCTAAAGGGAAAATTTTTTGAAGCTCCCTATCCCGGTGCAACATGAGCGTCCTACAAAAGACAGTGACAACGACTTAATACAACTCACACATTTTAAGCTGGCCATCACTCCCTCCTGTATTCCGCCTTTGTTGCTCAAAGCCATGCAAATTATGGATGTGCTGTGGGCATCTTTAAGAGTACAATGGGTTACTCCATTGTCCCTATTCATGTCCCATACTCGTATACTGCGGTCCCTGGAGCTTGAAAATATTCACCGATCATCTTTGGATTTTGCAGAGCTGAGCACGTAGTCATGGCCTGTCAGAGTTTTTACGCAAGGAATGGACCCCGGCAAGGATGGGACAACTGTAGAGGCAGTGTTTAACCAGCTGATATCCCAGCGTTTGAGTGTTTTGTCCAGGCTTGCGCTCACTAGAGCATTTCCATTGTCCTGATATGTTAAGTTATAAACGCTGTCTTGGTGACCACAAAGGCTGAGCACCAGCTGGCCGTTCATGATGTCCCATTTTCTCACCGTGCCATCTAGGCTTCTTGCCGAGACCCAGCTACCGTTGGGCGAGATGGCAACGCATGTGTAGCCCGACTGAGCATCAGAATTATCCGGGTCTCTGAAAACTTTCGATTCCGCGCTGTCACAGTTCCAGATACAAACTGTGGCGTCTCTggacgctgatgcaaggataCAACCGTCTGCAGAGTAGTCTAGGGCAACTTCTGATTGGTGGGCAACATATGTAGCGCGAATACGCTTGCTTGCAATGTCCTAGATCTTCGTTGAACGTTATGATGTCGATTACATACAACTAAAGGGAATTAGTGACTTACATTGATTGTCTTATCCTCGGACGCCGTTGCCAGATATTGACCATCAGGACTGAAGCGTACTCCACGAACGTAGTTATCACCTAGTTGGTTTTCCAGGCCATGTTTCAGAATGCTATCAGGTTTGAACATCAGAGATTTCGTTAGAATTCAGTAAGTAAAAGAATAATTCAACGCACCAAACTTTTTCCTGGGTCGCTACGTCGGATATTTGTGCATGCCAGTTGCTACCCGTCGCCAAGTATTTACCGTCGCTCGAGAAGTGCGGCAACACACGACACTATCAGAATGTTCAAAGCGGGGGAAAGCGAATAGTATAAGTCCCAATGCTTACCTGCCATGTGGAAATATTTGTAGTAGTGAAATGTTCAGTACTGTCTTCGCGCCCGGATGGTGAATCAAGAACCATTTCGAACGCAAGTAGTTTTTTAGAGCACTCATATTGAAAACAGCAATGCGTGTGCAACAAATCGGGAGAGAAGCGACTCGAAGGAGTATAAAAGAAGCACAGGTTTATATACTTCTGAGGCCAGCTCTCTATGTCGTAATTCAGAAAAACCAGGTGTCTTCTTTTATCTGACCAACTGTAAAGTGCGCAGCAGACTAGTTTGACAGTTTCCTGTAGAGCACAGTGATGGAGAGCCGCAGATATCCAATCTCCATAGCGTCAGACAAATGGCAGAGTGAATTTGGATATATGAAGAGTTTTAAGCTCGATCTCTACCGCTTGAATGCCTCGGGCTTCTTGCAGGTTTGTTTTTGGTGCCGAGCAAGGTTTTGGAGGACAAAATAATCAGAGGTATGCATTGACGGCTGTACAGATGATAGACTTTAGGGCTGCCTGGGTGTCAAAGATTACCAGAAATAGATCTCGGGACGGAGGTGATCACAGAGGTAGTTCTCTTTGGTTGAAAGTTGATTGAAAAGACAAGACGGTGCAGAAAAAAAGTTTTGAAATGTATAATAAACCCCGATTTAAACCCCGCTAGGCTACTAAAGTTGCCCTGGATTCAAACCCTTTCTCAACTATATCAGCAGAGACAGATACACGCTCTCTGACTTTCATGAAGAAGGCTTGATTTTTAATACAAGActcctcttcaaagtcgTAGATTTGGCTAGATTCGGACTCAGACGCGTTCTTGACGGCCAGCAGCGGAAAATGCTACACTGAAAGGATCGAGAATCATCATGAACCATACCTTGAAAGTTCTACATCGGAGAGTACCTTACCGCCGACCGGGCCTATTAGATGATACCATGAAATACGGGGCTCGGATACTCCGAGAGTGCTCTGTTCCCGTTAGTGACAGGTCTATTGCGGGAAAAAATGAAACGAGGAGGGTCACAGCCTTGGTGGGTGTTCATTCCTCTGGAAAACTTTTTCGGTGCTACTTTTCTAATGATAAGATTTTGTTATTAGAAAATAGTGTCTAGTATATGATCATACTCTGGCTACTTGTTCAGAGCGCCTGCTTAATCAAGGTGGATCCATTGGATCATAAGTTGGAGCTCTAGGGTAAACCACGCTCGCTTAACATAACAGTCAATAATCTGCCAATAATTGCATGGCTGCACGAGGCgaaaaaaatttaaaacAGGTACTTAACAGGTACCCTGCACGCTTGACATATTTTTTCATGTTTCGCCACTGACTTCAACGAGAAATTGACAGCGGGAGCGTACAGATCTAAAAATATGACCTTACTCTGTCCGTGATAGGTTTGCGGATTGCTTGCGGCTCGAGTTTGCCTTTGAAGTTGGTCTAGAGGTGTTTTTCTTGGATGTGTATAAAAGCAGGGGAAAGATGTGGTTTGGATCCCAAGAGCCGGTCTCTCAACTCATCTCACCCAACTCAAGCAAGCGTCTAATCGAGCAGAGCTCGAGAAGTCTTCTATAGCATAAACGTAAGAGACCCTcttttcaatttcttcgaCGCACATCTGATTTACTGATTCGCTATGTACAGCTAtactttcatttttttgaGGTTCTACAATCATGCGTTTCGGTATTTTCTTCCAGATTGTTGCTGTATGCACCTTTGCCAGCTCTGCATTGGCGGCGCCGATGCCAGTCAACGACAAGCCGGGGCATCCAGCTTCTCCGCCACCCGCGAACGCCAAACCACCAGCCCACAATCccgcccctgcccctgcgCCAGGAGCAcacgcacccgcacccgcgccAGCAGCCGGCGGCGCCAGCGGCGCCAAATTCGAAGCAGGCGACATCGTGCGCATCAAACCCGTGCACATCCTCAACGGCGACGGCGCTAACGTCCAAGGCGGCGCGCCCAACAAACCGAGGcccgccgtcgtcgtcatcaagcCCGACGCCGCAGGGCTGATGGGCGTGGCGCCGATTGGCCACGCGCTCCCCGGCGCGTCGCACACGGACGACCCGAGCAAGTATGGGATCCCGAATTCGGCGAATGGGGACCCGAACCATTTGATTAGTACGGGTGTGCCGGCGCAGATCCATGTGAGCAATGTGCAGCCTGTGGCTGGGAGGTATGGGTTGCCGGATAAGCTTGCACCAGAGCATATACAAAGTCTGCGCGGGAAGATTGGtgtgtcttttttttgttttggtcttttttggtgttggtgtcatGAGCGCTAATTTTTGGTTGCAACGCTTTGGGTAGAGGAGAACATGGACTCCATGATCGCTgcgaagaaacagaaagtggaggcggagaaggcggagaaggagaaagccAAGACTCCAGCTCCTCCAGCGCACCCGGCTGTTGGACTGTACGATGACCTCCCACCTTTAAAGAacgccgctgctgctgccaagCCCGCGGGTGGACTGTACGACGACCTCCCACCCCCTGCCGCCAAACCTGCCGCCGCCAAGCCTGCTACCAACAATGGTACGTGCCACTTCCCACAGACGGTTCAAAATATGGCTGATTGGACTGATGATGGCTTCACTTGACAGCAGCTGCGAACACCCATCCCGCCCctgcccccgcccccgcccctgGAGCAGGCACAGGCTCCAGCGCGCCCAACTCGAAGAAACGCCC is a window from the Psilocybe cubensis strain MGC-MH-2018 chromosome 8, whole genome shotgun sequence genome containing:
- a CDS encoding Transcriptional repressor tup11, coding for MVLDSPSGREDSTEHFTTTNISTWQCRVLPHFSSDGKYLATGSNWHAQISDVATQEKVCILKHGLENQLGDNYVRGVRFSPDGQYLATASEDKTINDIASKRIRATYVAHQSEVALDYSADGCILASASRDATVCIWNCDSAESKVFRDPDNSDAQSGYTCVAISPNGSWVSARSLDGTVRKWDIMNGQLVLSLCGHQDSVYNLTYQDNGNALVSASLDKTLKRWDISWLNTASTVVPSLPGSIPCVKTLTGHDYVLSSAKSKDDR